One segment of Macaca fascicularis isolate 582-1 chromosome 2, T2T-MFA8v1.1 DNA contains the following:
- the CLDN1 gene encoding claudin-1 — protein sequence MANAGLQLLGFILAFLGWIGAIVSTALPQWRIYSYAGDNIVTAQAMYEGLWMSCVSQSTGQIQCKVFDSLLNLSSTLQATRALMVVGILLGVIAIFVATVGMKCMKCLEDDEVQKMRMAVIGGVIFLLAGLAILVATAWYGNRIVQEFYDPMTPVNARYEFGQALFTGWAAASLCLLGGALLCCSCPRKTTSYPTPRPYPKPAPSSGKDYV from the exons ATGGCCAACGCGGGGCTGCAGCTTTTGGGCTTCATTCTCGCCTTCCTGGGATGGATCGGCGCCATCGTCAGCACTGCCCTGCCCCAGTGGAGGATTTACTCCTATGCCGGCGACAACATCGTGACCGCCCAGGCCATGTACGAGGGGCTGTGGATGTCCTGCGTGTCGCAGAGCACCGGGCAGATCCAGTGCAAAGTCTTTGACTCCTTGCTGAATCTGAGCA GCACATTGCAAGCAACCCGTGCCTTGATGGTGGTTGGCATCCTCCTGGGAGTGATAGCAATCTTTGTGGCCACCGTTGGCATGAAGTGTATGAAGTGCTTGGAAGACGATGAGGTACAGAAGATGAGGATGGCTGTCATTGGGGGCGTGATATTTCTTCTTGCAG GTCTGGCTATTTTAGTTGCCACAGCATGGTATGGCAATAGGATTGTTCAAGAATTCTATGACCCCATGACCCCAGTCAATGCCAG GTACGAATTTGGTCAGGCTCTCTTCACTGGCTGGGCTGCTGcttctctctgccttctgggaGGTGCCCTACTTTGCTGTTCCTGTCCTCGAAAAACAACTTCATACCCAACACCACGGCCCTATCCAAAACCTGCACCTTCCAGTGGGAAAGACTACGTGTGA